The Patescibacteria group bacterium genome includes the window TGAAAAAAACCATTAAAGATAATTAGTAAACTACCAAAAAGCATCCCTTTGAAGTATGCACTCGGGACAAATGCGATTGATAATAAACCAAAGAGTATCACCATAAATTCAAATATCCACAAGGATGTTTCTCTTTTTCGAAGGACAGACAAATCTTTCCAGAAAATAGAGAATGACCCCCTTTTATACCAGGGCACTTTCCATCCCTGGTAAGAAGTTTTTCGTTTCTTAATTCTATCGCCTATAATCTTAAGATTCACGAGATCACCCGCCCGGTAATACCTCATCGCCTCATTGATTAAGGAGCTCTGAGTAATTATCTCTTCTAGATCGACATCCTTTATTTTCTTATAGGAATAGAGAGAAAGGAATGCTGATATGCCCAGGACGAACACAAGAATATAATTATTGGGTATAAAAACTAATGTTCTTAGATAGCTACTTAAAATTGACAAAATACTAATTATTCTTGATTTTGAAATCAGAGTGAGACTAAAAAGAATGTCCTTATTTTTCAGGAGCTCCAGAACAAATTTGATGGCAGTTAGAAGGAAAACAAGATAGATTAGCCTCCTTACTAATATAAGTACTCTTTTCCAAAAGGTGCCTATGGAAATCAACCACTGCAGATTCGCTGTAACCAAGATAAATATGTCTATTTCGGCTAGAAAAATATAGATATTTATTCCCTGCTGATGCAAGAGCCCTACAAACAGTAAAATGATAAGGTTAGAGGCTAATATTCGTGTTATAAGCAGTTTTAGTAACTCAAATCCAAATATGACCTCCCTTTTTATTGGTGAGGTTAGAAGCAAAGTTATGTCAGCATCAGAAAAAAGAACAGGAGAGTAACTTATTCCTCTAAAGACTGTAATTAAGAAAAAGAACAATAAGATAAAACCTACAAGTTCTTTAATGTCTATGACCTGAAAACCGTTTCGGGCCAGATACTCGTTAGCCTGGAAAAGTAAACTTAAAAGTAACACTACCAGTGCGGCAACAATTATCATTATATATAAAGAGTACCAAAAATTACTTTTGAATTTTCTATAAGTAGAGTACAGCCTATTTTTAATTTGCGTTTTTTTCAAGTAAATTAAAGTCTTCATCCGTCTTTCCCACCAGATTTAGAAATATTTCCTCAAGTGTAGCTTGAGGACCAAGTCCAGCCTTATTTTGAAGCTCTCTTAAGCTTCCTGCCGCAATATTCCTACCTCTATTTATAATTACTACTCTATCACAGATTCGCTCTGCTAAATCCAAAAGGTGTGTAGCTAAAAGAATCGATTTTCTCTCCTTTTTGACCCCTAAAAAAATATCTTTCAATTCTCTAACAGCTTGTGGATCAAGACCACCGAATGGCTCATCAGCTAAGATCAGCATAGCGTCATGAACTAATGCACAAAGGATAGCAACTTTCTGTTTCATTCCCTTTGAGAAATGAGTGGGTATCTCATC containing:
- a CDS encoding putative ABC exporter domain-containing protein, with the translated sequence MKTLIYLKKTQIKNRLYSTYRKFKSNFWYSLYIMIIVAALVVLLLSLLFQANEYLARNGFQVIDIKELVGFILLFFFLITVFRGISYSPVLFSDADITLLLTSPIKREVIFGFELLKLLITRILASNLIILLFVGLLHQQGINIYIFLAEIDIFILVTANLQWLISIGTFWKRVLILVRRLIYLVFLLTAIKFVLELLKNKDILFSLTLISKSRIISILSILSSYLRTLVFIPNNYILVFVLGISAFLSLYSYKKIKDVDLEEIITQSSLINEAMRYYRAGDLVNLKIIGDRIKKRKTSYQGWKVPWYKRGSFSIFWKDLSVLRKRETSLWIFEFMVILFGLLSIAFVPSAYFKGMLFGSLLIIFNGFFQDNLTKDLYVPFFIKQLPIRARDLSKSYLIVPSCFTTLFLIALIFLFRQHYQFSFIQLLAMILCSPLVGIFISLTLQVGLLLSFSADNFLQKRVYTRLISMSVIALIVLTIFLDSLGVSEYVLFMGVFLITIAIGILFYNICGRLLHNFLRKESK
- a CDS encoding ABC transporter ATP-binding protein, with product MKNCCEIRGLSKDFDGKLAVSDLSFEIRAGEILGLVGPNGAGKTTTIKCILGLLKPSSGEILANGVNFNEDKLLVKSMVSYIPEIPVLYDDLTVKEHLKFIAMAYGVERAEYDYRAEQLLKRFEMWDSRDEIPTHFSKGMKQKVAILCALVHDAMLILADEPFGGLDPQAVRELKDIFLGVKKERKSILLATHLLDLAERICDRVVIINRGRNIAAGSLRELQNKAGLGPQATLEEIFLNLVGKTDEDFNLLEKNAN